CACGAAGTGCAGGCCCGCCTCGCCACCGTCGGTCGAGTCGAAGTCCCGGCGCAGGATGACCGGGGACCCGTCCTTCCGGGCGCGGGCCGACTTCTGGGAGTGGCCGACCACTCCCCTCGTCCGGGCGTGCTCCTCGGCTTTTTCGATACAGCCTTCCTCCTCCATCTTCGCCGAATCGCCGAGGTTGTCGCCAGCGCCCTCGACGAGGTCCTGCTCGGCGTGGGCCGGACAGAACATCTTGCCGACCCGCTGGCTCCTGCTGTCCTGTTCGTACCACTGCTCCAGTTGGAGGCGAATCCGCGAAACGTGCTGGGTGGTCCCACCCGCGAACGGCCCGTCCCGAATCGTCACGCGGTCCTCGCTGGCCTGGTTCTTCCGGAAACCCGACTTGAACCCCATGTAGAGCGGCGCCTCCTCGGAAACCGGCTTGTCGTCGGGGATGCCCTGCACGCCCTGGTGGTCGGCCGGCAGACCGTCGCCGACGAACCCCGTCCGGCGACCGACCTTCTCGAAGACGCCCGAGAGGTCGGCGTCCACCCCGACGCCGTTGAGCTTCGACCGGTTGCCCAGCAGCGCCTCCTCGGCCGCCAACACGACCGACGGGTGGTCGCTGGAGAGCCGAACCAGGGCGTCCTGACGGTCGAACTTCGGGTCCTCGAACGGCGCCAGCGCCTTGGGTTGCGGCAGGTCGACCGAGTCGGGCAGCGCGGCGTCGAAGCGCTCGAAGTACGACGGCGAGTAGCCCACCGTGAACAGCAGGCCATCGTTGCTTCGCTCGTAGGCGCGTTCAAGGCTCCGGAACGCCGACTCGGCGGTCCGGCGGTCGCTCCGGGTCGGCGTCCCCTCACCCGCGTAGTTCAGCAACAGCAGGACGTGGTGGCGCGGCGCGACGTGGTTGCCGTGGTCGTCGGTCGCCAGCACGGCGTTCCAGCCGTGCTGGCGGGAGGGCAGCGACGAGAGGTCCTCGGGGCCGCGGGGAACGTCCGGTCGGCCGGTGCGGTCGAGACACGCCGACAGCGCCGAGGAACCGCCGATAGCGACCGCCGCCTTGGCGAACTGTCGCCGGGTGAGTCCGCGGTCGCGGCCGCGGGTCGGTCCGTCGGGGCCGCGACTGGGTCCGGTGTCGTCCATCGCGCGACCCTAGGGACCGGAGGTGAAAGGCGGTTCTGGTACGCGCGTCGAAACGTCGACGCGACGACGGGCGGGCGGACTCACGTCGGCGCTCGGGTCGCCTTCGGCGACTCGACGCCGCGCATCCGGAACGCGAGCGCGACGAGCAGGACGCCGAACACGATAGCGTAGGCGCCCACGAGCCACAAGAGCGTCAGGATGCCGGGGCCGGGGAGCGCCACGAGTAGCACGCCGAAGACGACGGAGGCGACGCCCGAGAGCGCGAGCAACCACTCGTTACTCACGCTCCGCCGGAGCTTCACGGCCGCGTAGAGTTCGAACGCGCCGGTGATGATGGCCCACGCCGCGACCAGGTACAGGAGCGCGAGCGCGGTGATGCCGGGCCAGACGAACGCGACGATGCCCGCGCCGACGCCCGCGAGGCCCTCGAGCAACAGCGGCCACCACCGCCGCCGATTCCCGGCGGCCCGGACGGCGCCAGCGAGCGCGAACACGCCGTCGGCCGCGGCGTACGCGCCGAACAGCAACACCAGCGCCGCCAGCGTGATGCCCGGCCAGACGAACGCCAGCGCGCCGAACGCGATGGCGAGGACGCCCCGAACAGCTAGCATCCACCAGTTTCGAGCCAATACGGACGCCGCCCGCGTCTCCGTCGGGTCTGCTGTCTGAGTGCTCACGTCTGCTCTCCTCTTTCGTCGGTCGCTACCGCTCGGCGCGATTTAGCGGTGCGCGGTCGTTCACGCGAGTTCACGCGGTATCGACCGTTCGTCCCGTCGGCGGTCGGCCGGAACCGTACTGCAGAGTTCGGAGGGACGCAGAAACGTTCGTTACGGCGACCGCAACGCACCCGCCGGGGCGACCCGAGTCGGGCCGCCCCGAAACGAAGATTCGTTACGACACGGCCGAGGGTTCGACGCTCGTCAGGGACTGTTCGCGTACGTCGGCCGGGGAATCTTCGGCAGGAGCCACGCCAGGAAGGCGTCCGGACTCCGGGTCTGGAGCCAGACCTTCCCCGGGCCGGTGAACCGACAGACCAGGCCCTCCCCCGAGAACACCGTCGACTTCAGGCCGGCGACCCGCCGCACAGCGAAGTCGGCCGTCTCCTCGAACGCGACGACGTGGCCGGTGTCGACGGTGTACTGCTCGCCGTCGTCGAGTTCGACGGGCTTGATGGCGCCGTAGCTAGACATGAAGAGGGGTCCGCTCCCCGAGACACGCAGGAGGAACAGCCCTTCGTTGCCGAAGAACGTCTTCGCGCCGCCGAACTCGGTGTCGACGTCGAGGTCGGCGTCGCCAGCGACGTACGACCCCGACTGGACGTACAGCGTCTCGTCGCTCAGCTCCTCGTGGACCACGTCGCCGGGCAGCGCGGGCGCGAGCGTCACCTCACCCTCGCCGCCCGACGCCGCGAAGGTGTTCTGGAAGAAGCTCTCGCCGCCGAGGACGCTCCGGCGAAGCGATTTGAGGAAACCGCCGGTGGCGTTGGTGTCCATCGAGACGTTCTCGCCGTGGCTGACCATCGCGCCGCCCTCCGCCTGGAGGCTCTCCCCGTCGTCGAGCGTGACGTTCAACAGCGAGTATGCGGGGCCGGACTCGATCTCGTGTCGCATGCCGGGACGACCACGGGGAGGCGGAAAACGGTTGCGCGGACGCCCCCGCCCTCGCGCCGATTCCGACGGCGCCGGAATCGGCGCGAACCGAAGTCCGTAGGCGTCAAGTCAGCACGCCGAGGCCGACCTCTGCGATTAGCGTGAGCAGGTCCGGCCGAATCCGGAGTTCCTCGATTCGCCCGTCGACGACCCGGAAGGCGGCGCGTCCGGGCAGGGTCACGACGTCGCCGGTCGGGTCGAGGCCGGCGAACGGTTTCTCGAACGTCCCGGTCGCGACCCACCGGGTTTCGACCGTCTCGTCGCTGGCGTCGACGTCAAGAAGTTCGAATCGGGCGTCCGGAAAGGCCTCCTGGAGCGCGTAAAGCGTGAGGAGGAACCGAACTCGCCCGAGTGTGAACCGCGGGCGGACGAAGTGAGCCTCGAAGTCGGGCGCGAGCAGTCGGCGGAGCGTGTCGAAGTCGCCCGCGTCGAGCGCGGCGAAGAACCGCCGGACCACCCGCTTGTCGGAGGCCGGCGAACCGGTCGCCCGTCCGGCGGTCACCTGCCCGCGAGTCGGCCGCACGGCCGACTCGCGGGCGGTCGCCGACGACGAACTCCCGAACGTCAGCGCACCCGCCGCCCCGGCCAGCGAGGCCAAGACGGTCCGCCTGTCGCACCGGCGGCGCTCTGTGTCGTCGCAGGGTGGCTCCGCCGGACGATACTCCCGTCGCTCCCCGTCGTCGCGTCGCTCGCGGTCCCCCATTCCGGGAAGACGGTTCGGCGCGGTCCCTCGAATGTCTTGTCCCCGCGCACGGCCGACCCCACGCCGGCCCGCGACCGCGGGCCGGCGTGGGGCGACTATGCGCAGGCGAGTCGCAGTTCAGTCCTCCGTCAGTGCGCTTCGGTCCCGTCCTCTGCCAGCGAGTCGCGGTTCAGCCCTCGTCCAGCAGGCCGTCGACCAGCCGCGTGAACCGGTCGACCAGCCGTTCCGGCATCGAGGGCGTCACCGCCGCGAGGAGTTCGGCCGTGGCCTCGGGTCGGGCGAGTGCCACCCGGACGCGGTTGCCCTCGCGGCGCCGCTCTACGAGGTCCTGGGCTTCGAGGTTGTCGAGGTGCCACTCGACGGTGCTCCGGGCGAGGTCGAGTTCGTCGGCCAGCGTCGCCGGCCCCGTCTCCCCCTCGTCGAGCAGGAAGGCCAGCAGGTCGCGGGCGGTTTCGCGGCGGAACATCGCGAGCGCGGCGCGCTCCCACTCGTCGTACTCCGGCGGGTAGTAGTGGGTGCGGCCGTACAGTTCCTCGGGGACGAGTCGGCCGTCCGAGCAGAGCCGCCGGAGGTGGTACTGGACCTGACCCGGCGCGAAGTCCGTTTCGCGGACGACCGCGCTGAAGTGGACGCCCGGGCGCTCCCTGACGTGGTCGGCGATGGCGCGACGCGTCTCGTTCACGGGCGCTCACCCCGCGCGGTGGCTCGCACCGTGCGAGCGTCGTAGACGGCCGCGATGACCAGCGCAGCCATCACCACGTCGAGTCCGTGTTCGAACAGGTGGTGCGAACCCGCCTCGACCGTCCCGGTGAACGAGAGCGCGGCGACGGCGGTGCGGGCGAGCAGCGTCGCCAGCGCGAGCGTGACCAGCAGGTACGACCGCGAGCGCCGCCGCAGGAGCGCCGCGAGCGCCACCGCGAGGACGAGCGCGGAGCCCAGGCCCGCCAGCGCCAGCAGGACCGCCATCGTCGGCCCCCAGCCCGCGCCGTGGCCGGCGCCGAGGAGGACGACCGCTTCCACCGGCGATTGCATACCGCCGGGTAGACGCCCGAGCGGTTTACCCGTTCGGATTCAGCCGTTCTCGACCGAGCGCCCCGGGGATTCGGGGCCGTCCGTCCCGTCGGCCCGCTCGGCCGGCGAGTCCGAGAGGTCGGCTATCGGCGTCGCCTCCGGGCCGTCGTCGCCGGCGACGACGGCCCGGGGTCTGTCGCCGTACGCCACGAGTAAGTCGCGACACGAGTCGCACGGTACGAGGATTTCGGGCTCCCGTCGCTCGTTCGGCCGCGGGTACGACACCGCCGCGACGGCCACGACCGCTCCACTGCCGGCGAGTCTGGCCGTCCCGAGCGCGACGGATTCGGCGCATACTCCGACCGACTCGTCGGGCGTCCGCAGGTCGACGCCGGCGAACACGTCGCCCGTCTCCGTTCGGACCGCCGCGCCGACGCGGTGGCGGTCGCGCTCGTCTCGATCCTCTATCGCTCGGGTCGCCGCCTCGACGAGTTCGCGGTCGGCGTCGGTGAAGGAAGACATTCGTTACCATACGGCTCGGAGGGCCATAGCTTCCCCGCTTCGGACGACGAGACGGAGACGACATCGCGGCGCGACGACGAAGTACTCTGAACCGGACGAAACCGCCGCGCCCGTTCGTCTTTTCCGCGTCGGTACCCTAACGGTTCTCCAGCGATGAGCGAAACCGCCGGAGACGGTAGTCCGACAGAGGACGCCGACTCCCGGAGGGACGCCGCTTCCAAGAAGGAGGACGACTCCGAGGGGACCGACGGGTCGTCGGCACCCGGCGGAGGGGCGACGTCCTGGTTGCTCCTCGAAGGGGACCGCCTGGCGGTGGCGAGCGTCGTCGTCGGAGGCGTCCTCCTCGCGTTCCTCCTCGTCCTCTGGCGATACGGATACGGGTCGACGAGGCCGTCGAGTCCGGTCTACTTCCTCTTCAGTTCGCTGTTGACCGGCGACCTGACGCTGATAACCGTCGTGCTCTCGATAAACCAGCTGGTACTGTCGCGCGAACTCGGAGCGCCCGGGACCCTCCAGAACCGAATCGAGGGGTCGGTCGAGTACCGCGAAGACGTGGAGGAAACCGTCGAAACCGCCGTCAGCCCGACCGCTCCCACCCAGTTCCTCCGGTTCCTCCACGAGCAAGTGGGCGAGCAGGCCGACCGGTTGGACGAGCGAATCGACGACGTCGACGGTGGGTCGCGGAGTCGCCTCCGCTCGCTCGCCGACGCGCTCCGCGACGACGTCCGGATCGTCAACGGCACGCTCGACCGTGAGGCGGAAGAGGGAGTATTCGCCGTCGTGGCCGCGACCATCCGGACCAACCACGCCGAGCAACTCCACGAAATCGGTGCGATTCGGGCCGGCGGCGAGTCGCCGGACGACGACGCGGTCGACGAAACCCTGGACCGACTCGAAAGCTACCTGCTCCAGATAGACGTCGCGCGCAACTACTTCAAGACGGTGTACGTCCAGAAGGAACTGGCGTTCCTCTCGCGGCTTCTGCTGTACGTCGGCGTGCCTGCCGTGGTCGCGAGCGGCGGTGCGCTGGTAATCTACAACGCCGCGACCTCGACCGGCGTCTCGGACCCGCTGCTCGCATCGGTCACCGCCGTCGCGTTCACGCTCGGGTTCGCCCCGCTGGCGATACTGTTCGCGTTCGTGCTCCGACTCGCCTGGGTCGCACAGAAGACGGCGACCGTCACCCCGTTCGCGTCGAACAGCGACCATTCGCAGTGAGGTCCGTCGAACGGCCGGTCGGGCGCGGCGATTCCGCCGCGCCCGACCTGCTCAGGCCACGACCGGCCGGGAGATTATCCACAGCGAGAGGACGGTGTAGCCGACCATCAGGACGGTCAGCGGCGCATGCCGGACGCCCGCGCCGGGTTCCATCGCCGGGAGGGTCGCCCGGCCGGTTTCGACCGGTTCGCCCGCCACGACGCCGTGGGCCGCGACGACCGCGACGACGTGGCCTGCGACGATGAGCGCCACCTGCGTCGCCCAGAACGCAGGCAGCGAGAGCCACGATAGCGGCGCGAGTTCCGGCCCGCCGAGCAGGCCGACCAGCGCGCCGAACCGCGTCAGGACGAACGCGGCGTTGTGCGCGAGTTCGTAGGCGACGGCGATGGGCAGCAGCGTCGGCGCGAGGTTGCGGGCCGCCCCGCGCCAGTCGGCGGCGCGCTCGACCACGTTCGGGTCGTCAACGTCCCCGAACCGTACGTGACCGCCGGCGGTGCGGGCAGTGACGCCGGCGACGCCGGCGAACGCCGCGAGAAAGCCGACGTAGCCGACGAGGTAGAGCGCCAGCGAAACCGCCGGCCCGAGGCCGGTCGCGTCCCGGACGCCGAAGAGAAGCGACTGGTACTCGGGCGTGTTGGCGAAGCCGTCGAAGCTGACGGTGTACACCGCCGCGACGACGAACGCCGCGACCGGGAGGCTCACCGGGCGGCGACACGCCCGCCACGGCGGTCGCAGTTCGACCGTGAGGCGGATGGAAGTACCGCTTCCGGCGGCCTCGCGGTCGGGTCCGGCGGGAGCGGTTCGCTCCCACGTCACCGGCGCGACCCGGCCGAACAGTCGGTAGAGCACCGCGAAGAAGTCGGCCCGGCGGAGCCACTCGCGGCCGAACACGACCGCGCCCACGACCATCGCGGCGGCGTAGCCCGCCAGCAGTATCGCGGTCCAGCGCGGTGACCGGGGCACCCACGTGAGGTTCTCGAGCACGCCGACGACCGCGAGAAAGCCGACCAGAGCGGGCCACTCCCCGAGCCAGTCGGGATAGGCTCGCAGTCGAATCGCCT
This genomic window from Halorussus vallis contains:
- a CDS encoding DUF7405 family protein, with product MDDTGPSRGPDGPTRGRDRGLTRRQFAKAAVAIGGSSALSACLDRTGRPDVPRGPEDLSSLPSRQHGWNAVLATDDHGNHVAPRHHVLLLLNYAGEGTPTRSDRRTAESAFRSLERAYERSNDGLLFTVGYSPSYFERFDAALPDSVDLPQPKALAPFEDPKFDRQDALVRLSSDHPSVVLAAEEALLGNRSKLNGVGVDADLSGVFEKVGRRTGFVGDGLPADHQGVQGIPDDKPVSEEAPLYMGFKSGFRKNQASEDRVTIRDGPFAGGTTQHVSRIRLQLEQWYEQDSRSQRVGKMFCPAHAEQDLVEGAGDNLGDSAKMEEEGCIEKAEEHARTRGVVGHSQKSARARKDGSPVILRRDFDSTDGGEAGLHFVALQRGISDFVDTRERMNGTDLAERSAVGQKNNNGILQYMDVLRRGNYLVPPRELRALPSPNPT
- a CDS encoding HdeD family acid-resistance protein, which produces MSTQTADPTETRAASVLARNWWMLAVRGVLAIAFGALAFVWPGITLAALVLLFGAYAAADGVFALAGAVRAAGNRRRWWPLLLEGLAGVGAGIVAFVWPGITALALLYLVAAWAIITGAFELYAAVKLRRSVSNEWLLALSGVASVVFGVLLVALPGPGILTLLWLVGAYAIVFGVLLVALAFRMRGVESPKATRAPT
- a CDS encoding TIGR00266 family protein, translated to MRHEIESGPAYSLLNVTLDDGESLQAEGGAMVSHGENVSMDTNATGGFLKSLRRSVLGGESFFQNTFAASGGEGEVTLAPALPGDVVHEELSDETLYVQSGSYVAGDADLDVDTEFGGAKTFFGNEGLFLLRVSGSGPLFMSSYGAIKPVELDDGEQYTVDTGHVVAFEETADFAVRRVAGLKSTVFSGEGLVCRFTGPGKVWLQTRSPDAFLAWLLPKIPRPTYANSP
- a CDS encoding ester cyclase → MGDRERRDDGERREYRPAEPPCDDTERRRCDRRTVLASLAGAAGALTFGSSSSATARESAVRPTRGQVTAGRATGSPASDKRVVRRFFAALDAGDFDTLRRLLAPDFEAHFVRPRFTLGRVRFLLTLYALQEAFPDARFELLDVDASDETVETRWVATGTFEKPFAGLDPTGDVVTLPGRAAFRVVDGRIEELRIRPDLLTLIAEVGLGVLT
- a CDS encoding winged helix-turn-helix transcriptional regulator yields the protein MNETRRAIADHVRERPGVHFSAVVRETDFAPGQVQYHLRRLCSDGRLVPEELYGRTHYYPPEYDEWERAALAMFRRETARDLLAFLLDEGETGPATLADELDLARSTVEWHLDNLEAQDLVERRREGNRVRVALARPEATAELLAAVTPSMPERLVDRFTRLVDGLLDEG
- a CDS encoding DUF7471 family protein; this translates as MQSPVEAVVLLGAGHGAGWGPTMAVLLALAGLGSALVLAVALAALLRRRSRSYLLVTLALATLLARTAVAALSFTGTVEAGSHHLFEHGLDVVMAALVIAAVYDARTVRATARGERP